A stretch of Vigna angularis cultivar LongXiaoDou No.4 chromosome 4, ASM1680809v1, whole genome shotgun sequence DNA encodes these proteins:
- the LOC108321140 gene encoding sucrose nonfermenting 4-like protein codes for MDSGRDAGGVAGTVLIPMRFVWTYGGRSVFLCGSFTRWSELLPMSPVEGCPTVFQVIYNLPPGYHQYKFFVDGEWRHDEHQPYVPGEYGMVNTVFLATDPNYIPVLNSDVAPGNSMDVDNEAFRRVVRLTDGSEVLPRISEADVQISRQRISAFLSSHTAYELLPESGKVVALDVDLPVKQAFHILHEQGIFMAPLWDFCKGQFVGVLSALDFILILRELGNHGSNLTEEELETHSISAWKEGKSYLNRQNNGHGAVFSRRFIHSGPYDNLKDIAVKILQKEVSTVPVIHCSSEHASFPQLLHLASLSGILKCICRYFRHCSSSLPALQFPICAIPVGTWVPKIGESNRRPLAMLRPTASLASALNLLVQAQVSSIPIVDDNDSLLDIYCRSDITALAKNRAYTHINLDEMTVHQALQLGQDAYSPYELRSQRCQMCLRSDSLHKVMERLANPGVRRLVIVEAGSKRVEGIVSLSDIFKFFLGG; via the exons ATGGATTCTGGAAGGGATGCGGGTGGTGTGGCAGGAACAGTTCTAATTCCCATGCGTTTTGTTTGGACATATGGAGGAAGGAGTGTGTTTCTCTGCGGTTCTTTCACACG GTGGTCTGAGCTTCTACCGATGTCGCCAGTGGAAGGATGTCCAACCGTGTTTcaagttatttataatttgcCACCCGGTTATCATCAG TACAAGTTTTTTGTTGATGGAGAATGGCGGCATGATGAACATCAACCTTACGTACCAGGAGAATATGGGATGGTCAACACTGTCTTCTTGGCTACTGATCCCAACTACATACCTGTTTTGAATTCAGATGTTGCACCTGGAAATAGCATGGATGTGGATAATGAGGCTTTTCGCCGAGTG GTCCGGTTGACTGATGGTAGTGAGGTGCTGCCAAGAATATCCGAAGCTGATGTACAAATCTCCCGTCAGCGTATTTCTGCATTTCTTTCTTCCCACACTGCTTATGAATTACTTCCCGAGTCAGGCAAG GTTGTTGCTTTGGACGTTGATCTACCAGTGAAACAGGCATTTCATATACTGCATGAGCAA GGAATTTTCATGGCTCCTCTTTGGGACTTCTGCAAGGGGCAGTTTGTTGGTGTTCTTAGTgctttggattttattttaattttaagagag CTGGGGAATCATGGGTCGAATCTGACAGAGGAGGAGCTTGAAACACATTCCATATCAGCTTGGAAAGAAGGAAAGTCTTATCTGAATAGGCAGAACAATGGACATGGAGCTGTGTTTTCCAGACGTTTTATCCAT TCAGGGCCATATGACAATCTGAAAGATATTGCCGTGAAAATCCTCCAAAAGGAGGTTTCAACTGTTCCTGTTATCCATTGTTCTTCTGAACATGCTTCATTTCCACAGTTACTACACCTTGCTTCACTTTCAGGAATCCTTAAAT GCATTTGTAGGTATTTTAGGCACTGCTCTAGTTCCTTGCCTGCACTTCAATTTCCAATCTGTGCAATCCCTGTGGGCACGTGGGTACCCAAAATTGGGGAATCAAATCGGCGGCCTCTAGCAATGTTGAGACCAACCGCTTCTCTTGCTTCAGCCCTAAATTTATTAGTTCAAG CCCAAGTAAGCTCAATACCTATAGTTGATGATAATGACTCGTTACTGGATATATATTGTCGGAG TGACATAACAGCTTTGGCGAAGAACAGAGCGTATACACATATTAATCTTGATGAAATGACTGTTCATCAG GCTTTGCAGTTGGGCCAGGACGCATATAGTCCCTATGAGCTTAGAAGTCAAAGGTGTCAGATGTGTTTGCGTTCTGATTCTCTGCATAAAGTGATGGAACGCTTGGCAAATCCAG GTGTGAGGCGGCTTGTGATTGTGGAAGCCGGCAGCAAGCGTGTAGAAGGCATTGTTTCATTGAGCGACATATTCAAGTTCTTCCTTGGTGGTTAG
- the LOC108321077 gene encoding uncharacterized protein LOC108321077: MVKEIETLTEDERRALRGSKFAPLPRTSSSKPRLAHPGGPLATNKAAALAKFLERKLKDPNGLASINPDLLELAVNNAKQTVHASGTSNFQRTIRHVDSFGDFDSKDSSEDELNELSEVKECKRKKKKKEKKKKEKKKNKKRKNAEVLGCAVIKKPKQKFKF; the protein is encoded by the exons ATGGTCAAAGAAATTGAAACTCTGACAGAAGATGAAAGACGTGCACTTCGCGGCAGCAAATTTGCTCCTCTTCCTAGAACTTCCAGTTCCAAACCTAG ATTGGCTCATCCCGGTGGACCCTTGGCAACGAATAAAGCAGCGGCATTGGCGAAGTTTCTTGAGAGAAAGCTGAAGGACCCAAATGGGTTGGCATCTATTAATCCTGATCTCCTTGAACTGGCTGTAAATAATGCCAAACAAACTGTCCATGCAA GTGGTACTTCCAATTTTCAAAGAACTATTCGGCATGTGGACTCCTTTGGTGACTTCGATTCTAAG GATTCTAGCGAAGATGAACTGAACGAGCTATCTGAGGTAAAGGAATgcaagagaaagaagaaaaagaaagagaaaaagaagaaagaaaaaaagaaaaacaaaaagcgAAAG AATGCTGAGGTCCTTGGATGTGCAGTGATTAAGAAGCCTAAACAGAAGTTTAAATTCTGA